Part of the Roseofilum reptotaenium CS-1145 genome, TTGTGCCCTTGGCTATTCAGGTAGGCTTAGTCGTAGCCATTCCGGGTCAAGCGTTCTATACTAGAATCACAGGCCAAACCGTGATTTTACAAACCCAACCGGTTGACCCCTACGATTGGTTACGGGGCTATTCCCAAACCTTAAGTTATGATATTTCTCGCTGGGAAACCTTGCAGAATCTTCCTGGATGGGATGAATTATCGAGTACCCCAAACCAGTTCAGTCGAGAGTTTTATCTAATTTTGGAACAACCGCAAGAGCAACAACAGGGAGAACTCCCACAACCTTGGAGTGCGATCGCTGTTAGTCCTCGTTTACCACAAAACTTACCCTCTAATCAAATTGCCTTACGGGGACGAGTAAATCAAGGACAATTGGTTTATGGATTAGAAACCTATTATATGCCAGAAGATCAACGGCAGAAAATTAATGAGGAAATCAACTTAGCACAACAACAAGAAAGTCAACCCTTTGTTGTAGAAATTAAAGTTGACGAGCGAGGGCGCTCGGTTCTGATTCAACTCTGTATTAATGACCAATGCTATCAGTTTTAAAAATCAGGAATCATCCGGATCAATTGAAATAGGCAGGTGCAGTTTCTCATCCGATCGATAAGTGTACCAAATTTGCTGAGGAATTCCTAGAGAAATACCCGCTTCATCCAAAGCCTTCTTAATCCGTAAACGAAACGTCCGAGAAACCGCCCATTGTTCCCCCGGTACCGTTTTAATCAGAAACCGAATAATGCTTCCTTCATGGGAAATATCATCCACTCCTAAAATATTGACAGGCTCTAAAATTTTATCTTTCCATTCTTCATCTTTTTGAAGTTCATTCGATACCTGCTTAATGGTTTCCATAGCTTTTTTTAAATCTGCCCCTAAAGCAATTTTGATCGTTAAATTACTTCTTGACCAATCTTTAGTACTGTTAATCACAGTGGAAACTTGACCATTGGGGATAATAATCAGTTGACCATCTAAATTTCTGAGATGGGTAACATAAAGATTAATAATTTCGACTGTACCTGAAAAGTTGTTGATCTCAACAAAATCCCCCCTAGCATAGCGATCGGTCCAGAGAATTAGAATCCCATTAAGCATATCTTCCAATAAATTTCGCGAAATAAATGCTAGGACAACGGTTAACACCCCCATGCTAGCTAAAATTTTAATACTGACCCCTAACAGATTAATCGTAATATAAATGCCCAAGGCAAGAAATAAAGCATGTTTTCCTCCTTTTATGGCTGGGGAATAAGTGGTTACACGCAATGTATAACGATTCGATAAAGTATCAACTTCTTTCATTTCTTTAGCCCATTCATTTAATGCATGATCGATGATAAAGTCGAATATTTTATCAATTAGAGTAATAAGCATCCAAATCGCGGGCAGTAAAACTGCTTGAACACTAAAGGTAATGGTTAAAAATCGAGTCGTTCTAAATAATCCAAAAATCACAGCCAGACAAAAAAACAAAGCTGAGGGCTGTAAAATCAATAATATTCTTCTCAATAATTCGATTGAATTATTGATTTGATGAATGAAAAATATTTGAGAAAAAATATCTTCATTATTATCTTTTGCTGAATCTAATCTTGCGATCAACTTCCAGTCAGAGAGTTCTAGAAACTTATCTATATTTTTGGAGTCTATACTTTCTCCAGAATTTTCCTGGGAGTCACTCTCGAGTAATTTAACTAGGGTTTGGGTCTTTTTTTTGAACTCTCTTCTCCAGACCGTTACCTTCTCTCTTGCCACATGAAGAATCATGAAAATAATAAGGGTTAATAGAAGAGTTAGGATGCTCATTTTTAATCGAATCCAAGGATATCGAGCATCAAATTCTCTGCCCCATAAAATTTCACTAAAAGCCAGCTCTAAATTAGTCTGCCAGGTTTTAGCTAATTCTTCAATAGAGGTAAAATTGGCTCTGGAATCTATTTCAGTAACTGTGACGATGGTACCGGAGATTAGAAGTCCTAATTCAGGCTGAGGAGGTGCATAGATAACCGTTTGATTTTTTATCTTTCCAATAGCTAATCGTAGAGTCAGGGGATGTTGGGGTTTATCGTGATTCCAGAAAGACCAAAAATTCCAGCTTTTAGGCTCAGAGTTGTGGGGAAATTGGTGATTGTTTAGAGTTTTGTTAATTCCTGTATTCAGTAAAGATTGAACTAATTTTGCTCTTTGTTCAACTTCTATAATGGCCGGCTCTGGATTTTCTGATTGAAAATTTGAGGGAACCGCAAGCTTTAATTCTGGTTCTAAGATTCTATGGCTATAAAGATGTACTTCACTGCACCAATCTTGCCCACAGGGTTGCGCTTTGTTGAGATCCCACCAAGGTGTATTATAGGGTGGGCTAGAAATAGGCGGTTGTCCTATGAAAGAAAATTGAGCGATCGCCAAAGGTTGAACCGCTATAACCCAGTACGCAACACAGACTGCTATACCAATAAAATGAACGATTTTCATGAATTCATGGATCGGTGATAGGACATTCAAATTGAGCGTTGGGATTGCCGGTACTGATATAGCCTGTAGTGACTCGACCCACACCGCAGTAAAGTTGATGGTAATATCGACTGAAGGAATCTCCTTCAGGGGATAAAGTGTCTATACCAATGCCATTGCGACCGTTATCTTTTCCAGAGCTATGAATATATTTCCGATCGCCTAAATATAAAGCGACATGGGTAACTCGTTGTTTAGAAGAAAAAAATAGTAGATCTCCAGGTTCGGCTTCTTCAATAGCAATGGATTGAGTAAAATTATGTTGTTGATGGGCATCTCTGGGTATCCAGATCCCGACGGAGGCGAAAGCCGCTTGCATTAATCCAGAACAATCATAATTAGGGGGAACTGTTCCTCCCCACAGATAGTGATTGGGTTGATCGATGGCATATTGGGTGTAGGCAATAATGCGATCGATCTTTTTTTCTATTTCAGCACGGGAGACCGGACGCGGTTGATAGAGGGCTAAAGCAAGGTCGATTTTGTCCAAGTCCTTCAAAGATAACCAGCAGGAATAATCGTCTTCAGATAAGAGGATAGGAACGGCATTATTTTGAGGAGATCCAATGAGGTGAAATTGCCGATCGCCAGCCGCTTGGGTTGCTAACTCTTCTGTTTCACAGGAATTGTATAAATCTACATTGCCACAAAATTGATAAGCTTGGGTCGTGGTCAGTTTTTCAAGAGCAATCATAAGGGTTAATTGTTAAGGGTTAATCGAATTGGCAAAACCAGGCCGTTAAAGCGATCGCCAACGCATCAGCCGCATCATCTGGTTTGGGCATCTCTTCTAGAGCTAACTCTAGCATCACCGATTCTTGGACTTCCTCCTTATCAGCCTTGCCATATCCGGTCAGAGTTTGCTTGACTTGGGCAGGCGTATATTCAACCATAGGGATCTGGTGTTGAGCTAAAACCAGGAGCAGCACCCCTCGCGCTTGAGCCACCAGAATCGTATTACCCATACGATAGAAAAACAATTTTTCGATCGCCGCTAGATCCGGTTTCCACTGGGTGACAATCGCTTGCAGGTCATCATAAAGGGTACAGAGGCGATCTCCCACAGCTTGGGAACTCGGAGTGGTAATTACTCCAAAATCCAAGGGATTCAAGTGCTCCTCTTGGGTATCCTCGCATTGCTCGCAGTCCAGAATACCAAACCCCAAACGGGCTAATCCTGGATCTAACCCTAAAATCCGTTTTTGAATCATAATTGTGACTCTCTCTCCCATCAAGCTTAAATTAGGTATTACTGGATGGATTTACTCTTACCTGTTCTACTGGCCTTCTACGTCGCCTGCAATTTGGGCGCGAATGATGTGGCCAATTCCATGGGAACATCTGTCGGATCGAAGGCCATTACCCTCACCCAAGCGGTCTTGATTGCAGGTATCTTAGAATTTACCGGAGCGGTTTGGTTTGGCTCTCGAGTCTCCGAAACCTTAGCCACCGACTTGATTCATCTAGAAGAATTTGCCCCCGATCTGCAACTTCTTTTTCTGGGGATGGTTTCTGTACTGCTCACCTGCGGACTGTGGTTACAAATCGCTACGAGCTTTGGATTACCTGTGGCTTCTTCCCATGCCATTGTCGGAGCGATCGCCGGGTTTAGCGGGGTGGCGATCGGCCCAGAAGCCATGGATTGGTCTACCCTGGGGCGCATTTCCCTCGTTTGGGTCATTACCCCAGTGGTCAGTGGTAGCCTGGCCATGGTCTTTTATCATCGCCTCAAAGCCTGGATTTTAGACCATCCTCAATCCCAGCTCAGGCTGCAAGAATGGATTCCCTGGATCTGTACGGGTTTATTCAGTATCTTTGGGGCAATTGTCTTGCCCACCCTATTTGCCAATTGTTCCATTCCCCATCTTCCCAATCATACTGCCATGATTGGCACAGCCGCCTTGGGCACTCTCGGTCTGACAGCCCTCAGTTGGCATCAGTTTAGCTCAGAAAAACCCCTAGAAAGACTCTTTGCCCAATTCCAGGTGATCAGCGCCTGTTTTGTCGCCTTTGCCCATGGCTCAAACGATGTCGGTAATGCGATCGCCCCCTTAGCCGTGATTAGCCAAATTAGACAGGGGGATATGCTGATAGCGGGAAACTTTCAAGTCCCCCTTTGGAGTTTAATCGTTGGAGCGATCGGCATTGTTTTCGGATTAGCCATTTGGGGTAAAAACGTAATTTCTACCGTCGGCGAAAACATTACCCCCCTCAAACCCAGTGGTGGGTTTTGCGCCGAAGTGGCTACGGCTACCACCATTTTACTCGCCTCCCGGTTTGGGTTTCCCGTCTCCACCTCCCATGCTCTCGTGGGTGCTGTCGTTGGCATTGGTATAATACAGCGATCGCCTTCTTCACCCCTCAAATTCAAGACCCTCAAAGAAATTGGCCTAGTTTGGGCAATCACCCTTCCCCTGACTGCTAGTATAAGTGCTACTATCTTGGCAATAGTTCGCCTGTTTTGGGCATAAACACGGCACAGATCAACTCGCTCTGTGGGTTAAAAGCTCCTGGGTGCAGTGACGGCTATCCTCCTTGCTGGTTCTTCATTAAGATTGTTAAATTCCTAGCAAAAATCCTCCGTTCTCTCCCTTGGATCGCTATGCTTAAAGCAACAAAGGCCTTATTACTTCTGGAAAGGGCTTTCGCCCCCTACCCGTCGTCTTTCAAGTGAACATCAATGGACAATACGGACTTAGACAACTCTAAGGCAAGAAGCGCCGAAGAGACTTTAAGGAAAGTTAATCAAGACCTGGAACGGCTACAAGAGGAGCTGGCCCATCAATTGAATCAAGATGGCCAGCCCCTCGGTGACAAAGGGGCTAGACTTCTGGAGGAAATCAGAACTCTAGAGGGTTTGGCCCATCGCTTGCGATCGCAAATTGAAAAACCACAACTCACAGTAGAGCCGATACCCCCTTCTGCTACTCGGGAAAAACCGGTTAATCGGCCCCCAACCCCACCTCCAACACCCAAGCCGAAGCCCAAAGAAGGTCAAGTGGTGACGGGTTTACTCTTAGCCTTCTTATCCGCTTGCGTCCTTTCTTTATTCAACGTCACCCTGAAAATCTTATTAAAACTCTCCCCTGAACCCCGACTGGTATTAGATATGTTTCCTGTCGATGGGTTGATTACTCCGGGGTTAGGCAATTCTTTGCTGATTCTGTTTTTGCGGATGATCGTGGTGATGTTGGTCTTTCCGATCTTGGCTACATTTCTCTATCCTTCCGTTTGGTCAGACCTGAAGCGCTTCATCGAGTCCAATGATTATGACCACATGCTCAAGGTGGTTGGCAGTGGATTCTTCCTGTTTTTGTCCCAAGTCTGTATTTATATCGCCATTGGTAATATTCCCACAGGGATTGCGATTACGATTTTCTTTATCTATCCGATTGTAACCGTGTTTGCTTCTTGGGCCCTATTTGGCGATCGCCCCAACCTGGCTCGCATTATTGCCATGGCCGTTATCCTTGCTGGGGGAATCATGGCCCTACCTCAAGGTGGTGTCGAAGGAAATACCCAACTCGGTATCTCGGCAGCGATCGGCGCTGGAGTCACCTTTGCAGGTTATGTGCTATTAGTGGGCATGGGAACCAAGAAATTACACCCAATTCCGTTTTCTCTAGTGTCGTTTGCCGCTATTTTTGTCTTTTCTGGAATTTCCCTGATGTTTCCCTTACCCCCTGAGTTGGGTGTAGTCATTGAACCGAATACTCAAATGGGTCTGTTGATTGGGGGAACCATTTTGGGACTTCTCACCCTTGGAAGTTACTTGCTTAATAACTTTGCTATTCGCTTTGCTGGCCCTGCTTTAGCCTCTATTGTAG contains:
- a CDS encoding GDYXXLXY domain-containing protein, whose translation is MSNSIPPSVLSHPLPTSLKRSQMPWWRLIVPLAIQVGLVVAIPGQAFYTRITGQTVILQTQPVDPYDWLRGYSQTLSYDISRWETLQNLPGWDELSSTPNQFSREFYLILEQPQEQQQGELPQPWSAIAVSPRLPQNLPSNQIALRGRVNQGQLVYGLETYYMPEDQRQKINEEINLAQQQESQPFVVEIKVDERGRSVLIQLCINDQCYQF
- a CDS encoding mechanosensitive ion channel family protein; this translates as MKIVHFIGIAVCVAYWVIAVQPLAIAQFSFIGQPPISSPPYNTPWWDLNKAQPCGQDWCSEVHLYSHRILEPELKLAVPSNFQSENPEPAIIEVEQRAKLVQSLLNTGINKTLNNHQFPHNSEPKSWNFWSFWNHDKPQHPLTLRLAIGKIKNQTVIYAPPQPELGLLISGTIVTVTEIDSRANFTSIEELAKTWQTNLELAFSEILWGREFDARYPWIRLKMSILTLLLTLIIFMILHVAREKVTVWRREFKKKTQTLVKLLESDSQENSGESIDSKNIDKFLELSDWKLIARLDSAKDNNEDIFSQIFFIHQINNSIELLRRILLILQPSALFFCLAVIFGLFRTTRFLTITFSVQAVLLPAIWMLITLIDKIFDFIIDHALNEWAKEMKEVDTLSNRYTLRVTTYSPAIKGGKHALFLALGIYITINLLGVSIKILASMGVLTVVLAFISRNLLEDMLNGILILWTDRYARGDFVEINNFSGTVEIINLYVTHLRNLDGQLIIIPNGQVSTVINSTKDWSRSNLTIKIALGADLKKAMETIKQVSNELQKDEEWKDKILEPVNILGVDDISHEGSIIRFLIKTVPGEQWAVSRTFRLRIKKALDEAGISLGIPQQIWYTYRSDEKLHLPISIDPDDS
- a CDS encoding C40 family peptidase, with protein sequence MIALEKLTTTQAYQFCGNVDLYNSCETEELATQAAGDRQFHLIGSPQNNAVPILLSEDDYSCWLSLKDLDKIDLALALYQPRPVSRAEIEKKIDRIIAYTQYAIDQPNHYLWGGTVPPNYDCSGLMQAAFASVGIWIPRDAHQQHNFTQSIAIEEAEPGDLLFFSSKQRVTHVALYLGDRKYIHSSGKDNGRNGIGIDTLSPEGDSFSRYYHQLYCGVGRVTTGYISTGNPNAQFECPITDP
- the ruvC gene encoding crossover junction endodeoxyribonuclease RuvC — encoded protein: MQKRILGLDPGLARLGFGILDCEQCEDTQEEHLNPLDFGVITTPSSQAVGDRLCTLYDDLQAIVTQWKPDLAAIEKLFFYRMGNTILVAQARGVLLLVLAQHQIPMVEYTPAQVKQTLTGYGKADKEEVQESVMLELALEEMPKPDDAADALAIALTAWFCQFD
- a CDS encoding inorganic phosphate transporter produces the protein MDLLLPVLLAFYVACNLGANDVANSMGTSVGSKAITLTQAVLIAGILEFTGAVWFGSRVSETLATDLIHLEEFAPDLQLLFLGMVSVLLTCGLWLQIATSFGLPVASSHAIVGAIAGFSGVAIGPEAMDWSTLGRISLVWVITPVVSGSLAMVFYHRLKAWILDHPQSQLRLQEWIPWICTGLFSIFGAIVLPTLFANCSIPHLPNHTAMIGTAALGTLGLTALSWHQFSSEKPLERLFAQFQVISACFVAFAHGSNDVGNAIAPLAVISQIRQGDMLIAGNFQVPLWSLIVGAIGIVFGLAIWGKNVISTVGENITPLKPSGGFCAEVATATTILLASRFGFPVSTSHALVGAVVGIGIIQRSPSSPLKFKTLKEIGLVWAITLPLTASISATILAIVRLFWA
- a CDS encoding DMT family transporter, which encodes MDNTDLDNSKARSAEETLRKVNQDLERLQEELAHQLNQDGQPLGDKGARLLEEIRTLEGLAHRLRSQIEKPQLTVEPIPPSATREKPVNRPPTPPPTPKPKPKEGQVVTGLLLAFLSACVLSLFNVTLKILLKLSPEPRLVLDMFPVDGLITPGLGNSLLILFLRMIVVMLVFPILATFLYPSVWSDLKRFIESNDYDHMLKVVGSGFFLFLSQVCIYIAIGNIPTGIAITIFFIYPIVTVFASWALFGDRPNLARIIAMAVILAGGIMALPQGGVEGNTQLGISAAIGAGVTFAGYVLLVGMGTKKLHPIPFSLVSFAAIFVFSGISLMFPLPPELGVVIEPNTQMGLLIGGTILGLLTLGSYLLNNFAIRFAGPALASIVGASGPALTALFSLFLIAEALKMQQWVGLGLVTLGVLGMSLERMLASKKA